The Lacipirellula parvula genome window below encodes:
- the glnA gene encoding type I glutamate--ammonia ligase, whose protein sequence is MTPQDVLALCRERGVKAVDLRFMDFPGLWQHFTIPVSKLEMEVFEDGLGFDGSSIRGWQAINESDMLLVPQAETAIIDPFVQLPTLSMICNIQDPITREDYSRDPRNVARKAVNYLKSTGVADTCYIGPEAEFFIFDDIRFDQTPNCGFFFIDSAEGEWNRGTDENPNLGYKLRHKEGYFPCPPADQLMDIRNEMMQTMIDCGMDVEAQHHEVATAGQSEIDLKYNDLLTMADNMCMYKYIVKNVARRHGKTVTFMPKPLFSDNGSGMHTHISFWKGDHPLFAGNGYAGLSDEAIYAIGGILAHAPALLAFACPTTNSYKRLVPGFEAPVNLAYSQRNRSAACRIPMYSPSPKAKRIEFRCPDPSSNPYLAFSALMMAALDGIQNKIHPGDPLDKDIYDLEPEELAKVPTTPGSLGEALDALAKDHEFLLRGDVFTQDVINTWIWYKKKNEVQALALRPHPYEFCLYYDI, encoded by the coding sequence ATGACCCCGCAAGACGTCCTCGCCCTCTGCCGTGAACGTGGCGTCAAAGCCGTCGATCTCCGCTTTATGGACTTCCCCGGGCTGTGGCAGCACTTCACCATTCCGGTGAGCAAGCTGGAAATGGAAGTCTTCGAGGACGGCCTCGGCTTCGACGGCTCGAGCATCCGCGGCTGGCAGGCGATCAACGAGAGCGACATGCTGCTCGTGCCGCAGGCCGAGACGGCCATCATCGATCCGTTCGTGCAGCTGCCGACCCTCTCGATGATCTGCAACATCCAAGATCCGATCACCCGCGAAGACTATTCGCGCGACCCGCGCAACGTCGCCCGCAAGGCGGTCAACTACCTGAAGAGCACCGGCGTCGCCGACACCTGCTACATCGGCCCCGAGGCCGAGTTCTTCATCTTCGACGACATCCGCTTCGATCAGACGCCCAACTGCGGCTTCTTCTTCATCGACAGCGCCGAAGGCGAATGGAATCGCGGGACCGACGAGAACCCGAACCTCGGCTACAAACTGCGGCACAAGGAAGGCTACTTCCCGTGCCCGCCGGCGGACCAGTTGATGGACATCCGCAATGAAATGATGCAGACGATGATCGACTGCGGCATGGACGTCGAAGCGCAGCATCACGAAGTCGCCACCGCCGGCCAGTCGGAGATCGACCTCAAGTACAACGATCTGCTGACGATGGCCGACAACATGTGCATGTACAAGTACATCGTCAAGAACGTCGCCCGCCGGCACGGCAAGACGGTCACCTTCATGCCGAAGCCGCTCTTCAGCGACAACGGCTCGGGGATGCACACGCACATCTCGTTCTGGAAGGGCGACCACCCGCTGTTCGCCGGCAACGGATACGCCGGCCTCAGCGACGAAGCGATCTACGCCATCGGCGGCATCCTGGCCCACGCCCCGGCGCTGCTCGCGTTCGCCTGCCCGACGACCAATAGCTACAAGCGGCTCGTCCCCGGCTTCGAGGCGCCGGTCAACCTCGCCTACTCGCAGCGCAACCGCTCGGCCGCCTGCCGCATCCCGATGTACAGCCCGAGCCCGAAGGCGAAGCGGATCGAATTCCGCTGCCCCGACCCGAGCAGCAACCCCTACCTCGCCTTCTCCGCGCTGATGATGGCCGCGCTCGACGGCATCCAAAACAAGATCCACCCCGGCGATCCGCTCGACAAAGACATCTACGATCTCGAGCCGGAAGAACTCGCCAAGGTGCCGACGACGCCAGGCTCGCTCGGCGAAGCGCTCGACGCGCTGGCAAAGGACCACGAGTTCCTGCTGCGAGGGGACGTCTTCACGCAGGACGTGATCAACACGTGGATCTGGTACAAGAAGAAGAACGAAGTGCAGGCCCTCGCGCTCCGGCCGCACCCGTACGAGTTCTGCTTGTACTACGACATCTAA
- a CDS encoding glutamine synthetase beta-grasp domain-containing protein: MAYKLEYLWLDGYKPEPNLRSKTKIVDSEPKTPEECPGWNFDGSSTQQAEGRSSDCLLKPVRIVKDPLRKNASLVMCEVLSPDGSIHPSNLRGSFEDDSDLWLGFEQEYTLTKDGKPLGFPKDGYPAPQGPYYCSVGIKNCVGRDLVEEHLDACLEAGLSVTGINAEVMKGQWEYQLFGKGAKKACDDAWIARYLLQRIAEKYDIVVELHPKPVKGDWNGSGMHTNFSNTPIREQGGEEFIKSICEKFRGQHESHIASYGSDNDQRLTGLHETQSINKFSYGVSDRGSSIRIPIVTAQNGWKGYLEDRRPASNADPYKVTARILATLRS, from the coding sequence ATGGCCTACAAACTTGAGTACCTGTGGTTGGACGGTTACAAGCCCGAGCCGAACCTGCGCAGCAAGACGAAGATCGTCGACAGCGAGCCGAAGACCCCCGAGGAATGCCCGGGTTGGAACTTCGACGGCTCCAGCACCCAACAAGCTGAAGGCCGCTCCTCCGACTGCCTGCTGAAGCCAGTCCGGATCGTCAAGGATCCGCTCCGCAAGAACGCTTCGCTCGTCATGTGCGAAGTCCTCTCGCCGGATGGCTCGATTCACCCGAGCAACCTCCGCGGCAGCTTCGAAGACGACAGCGATCTGTGGCTCGGCTTCGAGCAAGAATATACGCTGACCAAGGACGGCAAGCCCCTCGGCTTCCCCAAGGACGGCTACCCGGCTCCGCAAGGTCCGTACTACTGCTCGGTCGGCATCAAGAACTGCGTCGGCCGCGACTTGGTCGAAGAGCACCTCGACGCCTGCCTCGAAGCGGGCCTGTCGGTCACCGGCATCAACGCCGAAGTGATGAAGGGCCAGTGGGAATACCAGCTGTTCGGCAAGGGCGCCAAGAAGGCCTGCGACGACGCCTGGATTGCTCGCTACCTGCTCCAACGCATTGCCGAGAAGTACGACATCGTCGTCGAGCTCCACCCGAAGCCCGTCAAGGGCGACTGGAACGGCAGCGGCATGCACACCAACTTCTCGAACACCCCGATCCGCGAACAAGGCGGCGAGGAGTTCATCAAGAGCATCTGCGAGAAGTTCCGCGGTCAACACGAATCGCACATCGCTTCGTACGGTTCGGACAACGACCAACGCCTCACCGGTCTGCACGAAACGCAGTCGATCAACAAGTTCAGCTACGGCGTGAGCGATCGCGGTTCGTCGATCCGCATTCCGATCGTCACCGCCCAGAATGGCTGGAAGGGTTACCTTGAGGATCGTCGTCCGGCTTCGAACGCCGACCCGTACAAGGTCACGGCCCGCATCCTGGCGACGCTCCGCTCCTAA
- a CDS encoding serine/threonine protein kinase has translation MSAPEPRRLKFIPTAATFRLGEPLGVGAVGTVYRAESDDVPSPAAVKVLHPHIAHDDTVVDRFQREIVIMERLNHPHIVRHYGGGMMDGRFFYAMELLKNGSLSDLIKRTGPLPWPLAALYTAQIASALQHAHNHGIIHRDLKPTNLFFGDDGRVILGDFGIARDTHDADGTDPGRTVGTYAYMSPEQICADGEITGKADLYALGCVLYEMLSGKPPFKGANFAQIWDQHLRAVPASLREQGMECPEWLEHLVMQLLEKERDARPFNARAVQGFLRDHLEDEFGREYAEVIRGRFAAP, from the coding sequence ATGTCGGCTCCTGAACCCCGCCGTCTGAAGTTCATTCCGACCGCCGCCACCTTTCGGCTCGGCGAGCCGCTGGGCGTGGGCGCCGTGGGGACTGTCTATCGGGCGGAGAGCGACGATGTTCCGTCCCCTGCGGCCGTGAAGGTGCTGCACCCTCATATCGCTCACGACGACACGGTCGTCGACCGCTTCCAGCGTGAAATCGTCATTATGGAGCGGCTGAACCACCCCCACATCGTCCGCCACTACGGCGGCGGGATGATGGATGGCCGGTTCTTTTATGCGATGGAGCTATTGAAAAACGGTTCGCTGAGCGACCTCATCAAACGGACCGGTCCCCTCCCCTGGCCGCTCGCCGCTCTCTACACGGCGCAGATCGCCTCGGCACTGCAACATGCCCATAACCATGGGATTATTCACCGCGATCTCAAGCCGACGAACCTGTTCTTCGGCGACGACGGTCGCGTGATCCTCGGCGACTTCGGCATCGCGCGCGACACGCACGACGCCGACGGCACCGACCCGGGCCGTACGGTGGGCACCTACGCCTACATGTCGCCCGAGCAGATTTGCGCTGACGGCGAGATCACCGGCAAGGCCGACCTCTATGCGCTCGGCTGCGTCCTCTACGAAATGCTGTCGGGCAAGCCGCCGTTCAAGGGGGCGAACTTCGCCCAGATTTGGGATCAGCACTTACGCGCCGTGCCTGCGAGCTTGCGCGAGCAAGGGATGGAGTGCCCGGAATGGCTCGAGCACCTGGTGATGCAGTTGCTGGAGAAGGAGCGTGATGCGCGGCCGTTCAACGCTCGCGCGGTGCAAGGTTTTTTGCGAGATCACCTCGAAGACGAGTTTGGTCGCGAGTATGCGGAAGTGATTCGCGGGCGTTTTGCTGCGCCATAG
- a CDS encoding tyrosine-protein kinase domain-containing protein encodes MARDGADISESEVIYPPAPEASPSRALVASPAPSNVPATFGGFAPRGPEILTGGFNQTWMTHCLRRRWLMAILMGLLVGAGAAGALWWAFPETSTITAYLKVRSKLGSDVFDNQSERLTPQDVQRQAMNHLTLLKSPLVLDAVLQQGDIANLDAVRAHQGQEINWLTDELRVTFPGDGEILEVRYEGEEDADQMVKVVDAVVKAYQEKVLLQDRLLAASTQADLRQVLSDTNKRLETRLNDLKEQSAKMGTQREDVEIPQLMNEIKNTENLLAKAQEDKVNLEVFKQLAVEGANSRTLVDQAVAMELEKDPSINMYKEKLFQLQSDLQSKLSTSKNPNSSQIKQLRANIQQIETQMAQQQAEAERTLRDKISKMPNEALRSAIVEYNIRFKSIETSIAKYQKELDAARTKLLALGVRDPQHEMLEANIDSEKQIAGSLQEKVLQWQVMNEARERQERAGGVSDFDKVTVMQKATRLPSDNKLQRVAIAGMGGLVAMALTCYGVALLDFRHRRLNGAADIDEGLGVRVLGILPSTSLKALTGSSLVATQVAEAIDNVRATLMHDAAAAGRQVIMVTSSGTMEGNTVVASSLALSFARAGRRTLLVDGDLRAPALHKLFSMPIEDGFSEVLRSEIDLVDAIKPTNNEGLYLLTAGVCNADAIHALATDQPQAIFEKLRDQFDFIVIDAPPVLGISDSLSLGQYIDGAVLTVLRDHSEIRKVYKAVEMLKGMGVRVLGSVVNGMPLKADRRVVRLHQTGAYSSAPRLTVKNEI; translated from the coding sequence ATGGCTAGAGATGGCGCAGATATTTCCGAGTCCGAGGTGATCTATCCTCCCGCCCCCGAGGCTTCGCCGTCGCGAGCCTTGGTTGCGTCGCCGGCCCCCAGCAACGTCCCGGCGACGTTCGGCGGCTTCGCTCCCCGCGGTCCGGAGATTCTCACCGGCGGGTTCAACCAAACCTGGATGACCCACTGCCTTCGCCGGCGGTGGCTCATGGCCATCCTGATGGGCCTGCTCGTCGGCGCCGGCGCCGCGGGCGCTCTGTGGTGGGCCTTCCCGGAAACCTCGACCATCACGGCCTACTTGAAGGTCCGCTCGAAGCTCGGCAGCGACGTGTTCGACAATCAATCCGAGCGATTGACGCCGCAAGACGTTCAACGTCAAGCGATGAATCATCTCACGCTGCTCAAAAGTCCGCTCGTGCTCGACGCCGTGCTGCAGCAGGGGGACATCGCCAATCTCGACGCCGTTCGCGCTCACCAGGGCCAGGAAATCAACTGGCTCACCGACGAACTCCGCGTGACGTTCCCGGGCGACGGCGAAATTCTCGAAGTCCGCTACGAGGGCGAAGAAGACGCCGACCAGATGGTCAAGGTGGTCGACGCCGTCGTGAAGGCGTATCAGGAAAAGGTTCTGTTGCAGGATCGCTTGCTGGCGGCCAGCACCCAGGCCGACTTGCGTCAGGTACTCAGCGACACGAACAAGCGGCTGGAAACGCGACTCAACGACCTGAAAGAGCAATCCGCGAAAATGGGCACGCAGCGGGAAGACGTCGAAATCCCGCAGCTCATGAACGAGATTAAGAACACCGAGAATCTCCTCGCGAAGGCCCAGGAAGACAAGGTCAACCTCGAAGTTTTCAAGCAACTCGCCGTCGAAGGCGCCAACAGCCGGACGCTCGTCGACCAGGCTGTCGCCATGGAGTTGGAGAAAGACCCCTCGATCAACATGTACAAGGAGAAGCTGTTCCAATTGCAGTCGGACCTGCAATCGAAGCTTTCGACTTCCAAGAATCCGAATAGCTCGCAAATCAAGCAGCTGCGGGCCAATATCCAACAGATCGAAACCCAGATGGCTCAGCAGCAAGCCGAAGCGGAGCGGACGCTGCGAGACAAAATCTCGAAGATGCCGAACGAAGCGCTGCGGTCGGCCATCGTCGAGTACAACATTCGCTTTAAGTCGATCGAAACCAGCATCGCCAAGTACCAAAAGGAACTGGATGCGGCTCGCACGAAGCTCCTCGCTCTGGGCGTACGCGACCCTCAGCACGAAATGCTCGAAGCGAACATCGACAGCGAAAAGCAGATTGCCGGCAGCCTGCAGGAGAAGGTGCTGCAGTGGCAAGTCATGAACGAAGCTCGCGAACGCCAAGAACGGGCGGGCGGCGTCTCCGATTTCGACAAAGTGACGGTCATGCAGAAGGCGACCCGCCTTCCCAGTGACAACAAGCTGCAACGCGTCGCCATCGCCGGCATGGGCGGGTTGGTCGCCATGGCGCTCACCTGCTACGGCGTCGCCTTGCTTGACTTCCGCCATCGTCGCCTCAACGGCGCCGCCGATATCGACGAAGGCCTGGGAGTTCGCGTACTCGGCATCCTCCCGTCGACCTCGCTGAAGGCCCTCACCGGCTCCAGCCTGGTCGCGACGCAGGTCGCCGAAGCGATCGACAACGTACGGGCTACGCTTATGCACGACGCCGCGGCCGCGGGCCGCCAGGTGATCATGGTGACGAGCTCGGGAACGATGGAAGGCAACACGGTCGTCGCCAGCAGTCTCGCTTTGAGCTTCGCCCGCGCTGGCCGCCGGACGCTGCTCGTCGACGGCGACTTGCGCGCCCCGGCCCTCCACAAGTTGTTCAGCATGCCGATCGAAGACGGCTTCAGCGAAGTCCTTCGCTCGGAGATCGACCTGGTCGACGCGATCAAGCCGACGAACAACGAAGGCCTCTACCTGCTGACCGCCGGCGTCTGCAACGCCGACGCCATCCATGCGTTGGCGACCGATCAGCCGCAGGCGATTTTCGAGAAGCTTCGCGATCAGTTCGACTTCATCGTCATCGACGCCCCGCCGGTCCTGGGCATCAGCGACAGCTTGTCGCTCGGCCAGTACATCGACGGAGCGGTCCTCACCGTGCTGCGTGACCACAGCGAGATCCGCAAGGTCTACAAGGCGGTCGAGATGCTTAAGGGCATGGGCGTGCGAGTCCTCGGTTCGGTAGTCAACGGCATGCCGTTGAAGGCCGACCGCCGGGTGGTTCGCCTCCACCAAACCGGCGCCTACAGCTCGGCGCCGCGGTTGACGGTGAAGAACGAGATCTAA
- a CDS encoding exosortase/archaeosortase family protein: MSTAASRNLNPRGNFSDFDYDDSQPLSAHDAQTAWIIFGALVATLVAAYFNMLAFTATSWVKDMYSHGYIIPFFAAYLFWIRRRPLTEAAPVERWIGVGVLAASLGLRVFSAYFDFNNFERLSFIGALLGVCLLIGGKSMFRWAWLPVAFLLFMYPLPSLVENTLLMKLQTWASILSTWTLQTLGVSASRMGNTILVDTLKEPLQVAEACSGLRMLTIFGAMSVALVMIIDRPWWDKLVILLSAIPIALASNVIRIVSTALLYMAFGQDTPWLVDLVHHWAGLAMMPIGLGLLWIELAILSRLTIPIDDDAFAPYGAATA, translated from the coding sequence ATGAGCACCGCTGCTTCGCGAAACCTGAATCCCCGCGGCAATTTCAGCGATTTCGACTACGACGACTCGCAGCCCCTGTCGGCGCACGACGCCCAGACCGCCTGGATCATTTTCGGCGCCTTGGTGGCGACGCTGGTCGCCGCTTATTTCAACATGCTCGCTTTCACCGCGACGTCTTGGGTGAAAGATATGTACTCCCACGGGTACATCATTCCCTTCTTCGCCGCCTACTTGTTCTGGATCCGTCGGCGGCCGCTGACGGAAGCGGCGCCAGTGGAGCGGTGGATCGGCGTCGGCGTGCTCGCCGCCAGCCTGGGACTGCGGGTTTTCTCGGCGTACTTCGACTTCAACAACTTCGAGCGGCTCAGCTTTATCGGGGCTTTGCTCGGCGTTTGCCTGCTTATCGGCGGTAAGTCGATGTTCCGCTGGGCGTGGCTGCCGGTCGCGTTCCTGCTGTTCATGTACCCGCTGCCGTCGCTCGTGGAAAACACATTGCTGATGAAGCTGCAGACCTGGGCGTCGATTCTCAGCACCTGGACGCTGCAAACGCTCGGCGTCAGCGCTTCGCGGATGGGCAATACCATCCTGGTCGACACGTTGAAAGAACCGCTGCAAGTCGCCGAGGCGTGCAGCGGATTGCGGATGTTGACGATTTTCGGGGCGATGAGCGTGGCGCTGGTCATGATTATTGACCGCCCCTGGTGGGACAAATTGGTGATCCTGCTGAGCGCCATCCCCATCGCGCTCGCTAGCAACGTCATCCGCATCGTCTCGACCGCGCTACTGTACATGGCTTTCGGGCAAGACACCCCGTGGCTCGTTGATCTCGTTCACCACTGGGCCGGCTTGGCGATGATGCCGATCGGCCTGGGATTGCTCTGGATTGAATTGGCCATCCTGTCGCGGCTGACGATTCCGATCGACGACGATGCGTTTGCACCGTACGGAGCGGCAACCGCTTAG
- a CDS encoding polysaccharide biosynthesis/export family protein, with amino-acid sequence MMACHRTRRGIAWLLIAYQAALTGCTAFMEPRNPVPVTAPEAPPTSPVPRELEKVTLPRYVIEPPDILLVEGVKLVPKSPHRIETFDVLLIRVIGAFPEQPIDNTYNVDADGTVNLGPTYGRIPVVGQTIEEAEDEIRDQLSKVLTDVDVSVSLVASAGAQAITGQHLVAMDGRINLGTYGSVYVAGMTLEEARAAIETKLGEKLEEPEVFVDVLAYNSKVYYIITQGAGLGDDVTRQPITGNETVIDAVAALGGISQVSSTKMWIARPAPNGVGCEQILPIQWNDIAQGASTATNYQLMPGDRLFIAQDRLTNFNTVVNKLLNPFERIFGFVSLGTSMANRIVRFGLANTF; translated from the coding sequence ATGATGGCTTGCCACCGAACTCGTCGCGGCATCGCTTGGCTGCTGATCGCCTACCAGGCGGCCCTCACCGGCTGCACGGCGTTCATGGAGCCCCGCAACCCGGTCCCGGTGACGGCCCCCGAGGCTCCGCCGACGAGCCCCGTGCCGCGCGAACTCGAGAAAGTGACTCTCCCGCGCTACGTCATCGAACCGCCGGACATCCTACTGGTCGAAGGCGTCAAGCTGGTGCCGAAGTCGCCGCACCGGATTGAAACCTTCGACGTGCTGCTGATCCGCGTGATCGGCGCCTTCCCGGAACAGCCGATCGACAACACCTACAACGTCGACGCCGACGGCACCGTCAACCTTGGCCCCACCTACGGACGCATCCCCGTCGTGGGGCAGACGATCGAGGAAGCCGAAGACGAAATTCGCGACCAACTGTCGAAAGTTCTCACCGACGTCGACGTCTCGGTCTCGCTCGTCGCCTCCGCTGGCGCTCAGGCGATTACCGGACAGCATCTCGTCGCGATGGACGGTCGCATTAACCTGGGCACCTACGGCTCCGTCTATGTGGCGGGCATGACGCTCGAAGAAGCCCGCGCTGCGATCGAAACGAAGCTTGGCGAGAAGCTCGAAGAGCCTGAAGTCTTCGTCGACGTCCTCGCCTACAACAGCAAGGTCTACTACATCATCACGCAAGGCGCCGGCCTGGGCGACGACGTCACTCGCCAACCGATCACCGGCAACGAGACGGTCATCGACGCGGTGGCGGCTCTCGGCGGCATCTCGCAAGTCTCGTCGACCAAGATGTGGATCGCCCGCCCCGCCCCGAACGGCGTCGGCTGCGAGCAGATCTTGCCGATTCAATGGAACGACATCGCTCAGGGCGCCTCGACGGCGACGAACTACCAGCTCATGCCTGGCGACCGGTTGTTCATCGCCCAAGATCGCCTGACCAATTTCAACACGGTCGTCAACAAGCTGCTTAATCCGTTCGAACGCATCTTCGGCTTCGTCTCCCTCGGCACCTCGATGGCGAACCGTATCGTCCGCTTCGGCTTGGCGAATACGTTCTAG
- a CDS encoding metallophosphoesterase family protein: MSSSTGRVIAIGDVHGCVHALDAVLDAIAPTAADEIVLLGDMIDNGRESKEVLDRILKLQQQCRVVLIEGNHEEMMLRARANEADLNYWMNCGGAVTLTSYHFPGRLKDIPDAHWQLIESCVPYYETADDIFTHANYLPELPMSEQPPHELRWTLFEPQEVRPHFSGKRVTVGHTEQRNGEILDLGYAACIDTACWRYGWLTALDRTTGEIWQASKWGVMREAGEEVHREKLGELIGTRVL; this comes from the coding sequence ATGAGTTCTTCCACAGGCCGGGTGATCGCCATCGGCGACGTCCATGGCTGCGTCCACGCGCTTGACGCGGTGCTCGACGCGATCGCGCCGACCGCCGCCGACGAGATCGTGCTACTCGGCGACATGATCGACAACGGCCGCGAGTCGAAGGAAGTCCTCGACCGCATTCTCAAGCTCCAGCAGCAATGCCGCGTGGTGCTCATCGAAGGGAACCACGAAGAGATGATGCTGCGGGCCCGCGCGAACGAGGCCGACCTCAATTACTGGATGAACTGCGGCGGCGCGGTGACGCTGACGTCGTACCACTTTCCTGGTCGGCTGAAAGATATCCCCGACGCTCACTGGCAACTTATCGAGTCGTGCGTGCCGTACTATGAGACGGCCGACGACATCTTCACGCACGCCAACTACTTGCCTGAACTTCCGATGAGCGAACAGCCGCCGCACGAACTGCGGTGGACGCTGTTCGAACCGCAAGAAGTCCGCCCCCACTTCTCCGGCAAGCGCGTGACGGTTGGCCACACCGAACAGCGCAACGGCGAGATCCTCGATCTCGGGTACGCCGCCTGCATCGACACCGCCTGCTGGCGCTACGGCTGGCTGACGGCGCTCGACCGCACGACGGGCGAAATCTGGCAAGCGAGCAAGTGGGGCGTGATGCGCGAAGCAGGCGAGGAAGTGCACCGCGAGAAGCTTGGCGAACTTATCGGGACGCGTGTTCTGTAA
- a CDS encoding DNA adenine methylase → MTTPLFRWAGSKRKSLPTLAEFWQPTFRRYVEPFVGSAALFFRLQPRRALLSDINKGLIEAYKVIRDQPDDLHAAVCAIPRRETTYYKIRAQRPADLTPFERAVRFVYLNRYCFNGIYRTNAKGEFNVPFAHNKPGVIPSIEQFRQCSILLSKTSLRCGDFESVLSAVREGDFVYLDPPYAVESRRIFRQYDAKEFTLEDMERLSKCLRSIDGIGASFVISYADCAEARRLLKRWKPVRHRVRRHIAGFASARRTAFELLATNIEAR, encoded by the coding sequence TTGACTACACCACTTTTTAGGTGGGCGGGCAGTAAAAGAAAAAGCCTTCCCACGTTAGCTGAATTTTGGCAACCAACATTCAGGCGATATGTCGAGCCGTTTGTTGGTTCAGCAGCGCTGTTTTTTCGACTGCAACCCAGACGGGCGCTGTTGAGCGACATTAATAAAGGTCTTATTGAGGCATACAAGGTCATCCGCGATCAGCCTGACGATCTGCATGCCGCCGTTTGCGCCATTCCCAGGCGCGAGACTACCTACTACAAGATCCGAGCGCAACGTCCTGCTGATTTGACGCCTTTCGAGCGTGCTGTACGCTTTGTGTACCTCAATAGATATTGTTTTAACGGCATCTATCGAACTAACGCCAAAGGCGAATTTAACGTGCCATTCGCTCATAATAAGCCTGGCGTCATCCCGTCTATTGAGCAGTTTCGGCAGTGCTCAATTTTGTTAAGCAAGACTTCATTGCGCTGTGGAGATTTTGAATCCGTACTTTCTGCAGTTAGGGAGGGCGACTTTGTGTATCTGGATCCGCCGTATGCTGTTGAGTCTAGGCGGATTTTCCGGCAGTACGACGCAAAAGAGTTCACGTTGGAGGATATGGAGAGGCTGTCTAAGTGCCTTCGTTCTATCGATGGAATTGGCGCATCATTTGTGATTAGTTACGCAGATTGCGCCGAGGCACGCCGCCTCCTGAAGCGATGGAAACCAGTGCGGCATCGGGTTCGGCGACATATCGCAGGCTTTGCTTCCGCTCGTCGTACCGCTTTTGAGTTGCTCGCCACGAACATTGAGGCCAGATAG
- a CDS encoding ParB/RepB/Spo0J family partition protein yields MASDHETGTLDHIAVERIDSNPENPRLNFRQGELEELQESIRQYGVQVPIAVYKKGRRYVLIDGERRWRCSSKLNLKTIPALIQEEPAPLQNLLLMFNIHALREQWDLLTIALKLPTIISLLEDERGKSPTETELSTTTGLSRSVIRRCRLLTDLPKKYQNQLLGELKKPKSKQALSEDFFIEMEKSLKTVMRAMPGVVSDKNRARDCLLKKYKDKVIDNIVDFRKMAKIARAKSVDADADAARTAIQRLLDDPDYSIDEAWNDTVAEAYVERDIVSRIEHLLSKLGEVGRTEIDEDVRDKLEELVQRARAILEADE; encoded by the coding sequence ATGGCCAGTGATCACGAAACCGGCACGCTAGATCATATCGCTGTCGAGAGAATTGATTCCAATCCAGAGAATCCGCGGCTTAATTTTCGCCAAGGTGAACTTGAAGAGTTGCAGGAGTCTATTCGCCAGTACGGCGTGCAGGTGCCGATTGCTGTTTATAAAAAAGGCCGACGGTATGTGCTGATTGATGGCGAACGAAGGTGGCGCTGCTCGTCCAAATTGAATTTGAAGACCATTCCGGCGCTCATTCAGGAAGAGCCTGCGCCGCTTCAGAATCTTCTTCTGATGTTCAACATCCACGCGCTCCGCGAGCAATGGGATTTGCTCACAATTGCGCTGAAGCTCCCGACAATCATTTCTCTTCTTGAAGACGAACGAGGGAAGTCGCCTACCGAGACGGAGCTTTCGACCACCACGGGGCTTTCTCGTAGCGTCATTCGTCGATGTAGGCTTCTAACTGATCTGCCCAAGAAATATCAGAACCAGCTTCTTGGTGAATTAAAGAAGCCAAAAAGCAAGCAGGCATTGAGCGAAGATTTCTTTATTGAAATGGAGAAGTCTCTCAAGACGGTTATGCGAGCAATGCCAGGGGTTGTATCTGATAAGAATAGAGCGCGCGACTGTCTTCTTAAAAAGTATAAAGATAAAGTAATTGATAATATTGTGGACTTCAGGAAGATGGCGAAGATCGCGAGGGCAAAGAGCGTCGACGCTGATGCGGATGCCGCTAGGACGGCTATACAAAGGCTTTTGGATGATCCTGACTATTCGATAGATGAGGCTTGGAACGACACTGTCGCTGAGGCGTATGTCGAGCGGGATATCGTCTCAAGGATTGAGCACTTGCTTTCCAAGCTAGGTGAAGTTGGGCGTACGGAGATTGACGAAGATGTTCGCGATAAGCTTGAGGAGTTGGTTCAGAGAGCTCGAGCTATTCTGGAGGCGGACGAATGA